Proteins co-encoded in one Callospermophilus lateralis isolate mCalLat2 chromosome 2, mCalLat2.hap1, whole genome shotgun sequence genomic window:
- the Mrpl21 gene encoding large ribosomal subunit protein bL21m: protein MAAAAALTGPLGRLALACGRSILTPWRPGAAALGPAARRLGSQSASPPAGYVPKTSLSSPPWPEVVLPDPVEETRHHIDVVRKVNELIATGQYGRLFAVVHFASHQWKVTSEDLILIHNELDVKCGERIRLEKVLLVGADNFTLVGKPLLGKDLVRVEATVIEKTESWPKVNMKFKKRKNYRRKRIIVAPQTVLRINTIEIAPCLL from the exons ATGGCGGCGGCCGCGGCGCTCACGGGCCCCCTCGGGCGGCTGGCGTTGGCCTGCGGCCGCAGCATTCTAACACCTTGGCGGCCCGGAGCGG CCGCGCTCGGGCCCGCCGCGCGGAGACTCGGTTCGCAGAGCGCGTCGCCTCCAGCAGG GTATGTTCCTAAAACATCTCTGAGTTCACCACCGTGGCCAGAAGTTGTTCTGCCAGACCCAGTTGAGGAGACCAGACACCACATAG ACGTCGTGAGGAAGGTGAACGAGCTGATCGCCACCGGCCAGTACGGCCGTCTCTTTGCTGTGGTGCACTTTGCCAGCCACCAGTGGAAGGTGACCTCCGAAGACCTGATTTTAATCCATAATGAACTAGATGTCAAGTGTGGGGAGAGGATTCGATTGGAGAAG GTCCTGCTGGTTGGGGCGGACAACTTCACACTTGTTGGCAAGCCTCTCCTTGG AAAAGACCTTGTTCGAGTGGAAGCCACGGTCATTGAGAAGACAGAATCATGGCCTAAAGTCAACATGAAATTCAAGAAAAGGAAAAACTACAGGAGGAAGAGAA tcATTGTGGCCCCACAGACCGTCCTCCGGATCAACACCATTGAGATCGCTCCGTGTTTGCTGTGA